The DNA window TTCCATTACTGCTCACGTGGTGGATACAATAAGGGCTGGCAAATACATCAACGATAAAGAGACGGTCTGGAACGTGATATCCAAAGCCAGTGAGGCCTATGACTTCCTTCTCTCCCTGGGCGTGAAGTTTGAGGCCAACGAGACAGAAGGTGGCCACTCGTTTCCGCGGGTCTTCACAATAAAGAACGAAACCGGAAAACACCTTACCAAGATACTCTACCTCCACGCAAAGGAGAGGGGAGTTAACTTCATCAAAGGCGAAGCTGAAGAGCTGGCAGTTAAGCACGGAAAAGCCTACGGGGTCTTTGTGAACGGCGAGTTCCTGAAGTTCGACGCGACGATTATAGCCTCCGGCGGGTTCACTGGGCTTTTCAAATACACAGCAGGTTCGCCGACGAATCTCGGAACGCTCATCGGGGATGCCATAATGAAAGGCGCTTTTGCAAGAGACCTCGAGTTTGTCCAGTTCCACCCGACTGGGTTCATTGGGAAAGACGGGGTTAAACTTATCAGCGAGGCTGTGAGGGGAGCGGGTGCGAGGCTCGTAACCGAGGATGGAAAGCGCTTCGTAAACGAGCTTTCCACGAGGGATATAGTGGCGAGGGCAATCTACCTCCAGATGAAGGCGGGGAAGAAGGTTTTTCTAGATGCAACCGGAATAGCGGACTTCAAGAAGAGGTTTCCACAGATCTACGCCTTCCTTAAAAAGGAAGGACTAGATCCATCCAAGGACTTGATACCCATTGCGCCGATAGCCCACTACACGATAGGCGGAATAGCGG is part of the Thermococcus stetteri genome and encodes:
- a CDS encoding L-aspartate oxidase, with protein sequence MASIGTIGGGIAGLTAALSLAERGYETTLIHTGIKITNSYLAQAGIALPVLEGDSITAHVVDTIRAGKYINDKETVWNVISKASEAYDFLLSLGVKFEANETEGGHSFPRVFTIKNETGKHLTKILYLHAKERGVNFIKGEAEELAVKHGKAYGVFVNGEFLKFDATIIASGGFTGLFKYTAGSPTNLGTLIGDAIMKGAFARDLEFVQFHPTGFIGKDGVKLISEAVRGAGARLVTEDGKRFVNELSTRDIVARAIYLQMKAGKKVFLDATGIADFKKRFPQIYAFLKKEGLDPSKDLIPIAPIAHYTIGGIAVDAWYRTGIKNLYAVGEAASNGFHGANRLASNSLLECVVSGLEVARTITRDKPKVREVKEPPYHGYETGDVESIKEVLWEHAGIVRNAKILKEGLKKLDGVEADPRLKLLARGVLECALAREESRGAHYREDFPAMRKEFERSSFFDGKCRL